Proteins from one Gilliamella sp. ESL0443 genomic window:
- a CDS encoding phage tail tube protein, giving the protein MTQQRISGTTYIKVDSFQLSLTGGIEVPMNTNVKESILGLDNSVHYKETFRAPYIKGTFKVPGDFPIDMLVSSDSMTVTAELANGKVYVLSNAWIEGEVNHNAEEGTAEIEFHGQEGFYQ; this is encoded by the coding sequence ATGACACAACAACGTATTTCAGGAACAACTTACATCAAAGTTGATTCTTTTCAATTGTCATTAACCGGCGGCATAGAAGTCCCAATGAATACTAACGTTAAAGAAAGTATTTTAGGGTTAGATAATAGTGTTCATTATAAAGAAACATTTCGTGCTCCCTACATTAAAGGAACATTTAAAGTGCCAGGTGATTTTCCTATAGACATGTTAGTTTCAAGTGATTCAATGACAGTTACAGCAGAACTAGCCAACGGAAAAGTTTATGTACTGTCAAACGCATGGATTGAAGGTGAAGTAAATCACAACGCAGAAGAAGGTACAGCAGAAATCGAATTTCATGGTCAAGAAGGATTTTATCAATAA
- a CDS encoding D-Ala-D-Ala carboxypeptidase family metallohydrolase has product MKLTEHFTLEEFTRSLTASRLKIDNSVPQNLMPNVQLTAIKLELVRKALDKPIIITSGYRCPALNARVGGVSTSSHTKGLAVDFRSSYGTPKEICQRLIDAGVQFDKLIQEHNQWVHIGFSPNNNRQIVLTAVKQGGKTIYRSGLL; this is encoded by the coding sequence ATGAAATTAACTGAACATTTCACGTTAGAAGAATTTACACGTTCATTAACTGCTAGTCGTTTAAAAATTGATAATTCAGTCCCCCAAAACTTAATGCCAAATGTGCAGTTAACAGCCATAAAGCTAGAACTTGTTAGAAAAGCATTAGATAAACCCATTATTATCACCTCTGGATATCGCTGTCCTGCATTAAATGCAAGAGTAGGAGGAGTATCAACAAGCTCTCATACTAAGGGCTTAGCGGTTGATTTTCGTTCATCATATGGTACCCCTAAAGAAATATGTCAAAGATTGATTGATGCTGGCGTTCAATTCGACAAACTTATCCAAGAGCATAATCAATGGGTACACATAGGATTTAGTCCTAACAATAACCGACAAATAGTATTAACAGCCGTTAAGCAAGGTGGTAAAACTATTTATAGGAGCGGTTTGCTATGA
- a CDS encoding HipA family kinase: MEQSSLFALEITDKAPANTMTAHLKMFVIADDGQEYAAKGIHDGYNEHVSVPNPNQIPAAEWLCSNLAEICGLPIPNYKILLDKNNGNYYFGSRIELACDKTNLNELSWLNRIKNASEQFKKQLWAIHAFDLFIYNIDRHINNYLYVVNRSNSFDIQAFDFSLSSLVLGWPKGVDLSAFPNCNTSNSWSYIKKITGIKDEYTKSALKILDKLKLIDVSKIDDIFSKMPSQWVNEELKINLIDWWQSPARLSKIDLVIEEIKNESI; this comes from the coding sequence ATGGAACAAAGTTCGTTGTTTGCTTTAGAAATAACAGACAAGGCACCTGCTAATACTATGACAGCTCATTTAAAAATGTTTGTTATTGCTGATGATGGGCAAGAATATGCTGCAAAAGGTATTCATGACGGTTACAACGAACATGTTTCAGTTCCTAACCCAAATCAGATCCCTGCTGCTGAATGGTTGTGTTCAAATTTAGCTGAAATTTGCGGGCTACCTATCCCTAACTATAAAATATTATTAGATAAAAATAATGGCAATTACTATTTTGGATCAAGAATAGAGTTAGCTTGTGATAAAACCAATTTAAATGAATTAAGTTGGTTAAATAGAATAAAAAATGCAAGTGAACAATTTAAAAAACAATTATGGGCCATACATGCTTTTGATTTATTTATTTACAATATAGATCGACATATTAACAATTATTTGTATGTTGTAAATAGAAGTAATTCATTTGATATTCAAGCTTTTGACTTCAGTCTATCATCACTTGTTTTAGGTTGGCCCAAAGGGGTAGACCTTAGCGCATTCCCAAATTGTAACACATCGAATTCTTGGAGTTACATAAAAAAAATAACGGGAATAAAAGATGAATACACAAAAAGCGCACTAAAAATCTTAGATAAATTAAAATTAATAGATGTAAGTAAAATTGATGATATTTTTAGCAAAATGCCAAGCCAGTGGGTTAATGAGGAGTTAAAAATTAATTTAATTGATTGGTGGCAAAGTCCAGCCAGATTAAGTAAAATTGATTTGGTTATAGAGGAGATAAAAAATGAATCAATATAA
- a CDS encoding phage tail sheath subtilisin-like domain-containing protein, whose translation MTISFNNFPSNIKVPLFYAEVDSSAANTIQDNGASLIIAYPLADSSIERNKLIIMPSADQAKKLAGRGSQLSRMVESYRNIDNFGELFVIAVDEPTAGSNATGTIQISGTAEETGTLSLYIGNSKIQSQVTVSDSAETIANGLHNAINTHLDLPVTAVLNNSTITLTAKNKGLSGNDIPLCFNYYGTVGGEDTPDGLNIVINQMSGGTGTPNLTSVIAAMGDKLLDFIAFPFNDLSSLATFNHEMDDTTGRWSYARQLYGHAYTAKKGNLTELVEFGDKLNYQHISVAGYESRVQTGLDELIAMRTARNAIFIRNDPARPTQSGMLNGALPASDSNQFTLTEQQSLLSHGIATAYVSSGNLLIQRDITTYQRNSYGIADNSYLDSETLHTLAYVLRKLRSVITSKYPRHKLANDGTRFGAGQAIITPAVAKAEINATYRQLELMGLVENFDVFKKNLIVERNINDPNRLDVLFPPDLVNQLRVFAVLAQFRLQYPEEKK comes from the coding sequence ATGACAATTAGTTTTAACAATTTTCCTAGCAATATAAAGGTTCCTTTATTTTATGCGGAAGTAGATTCATCTGCGGCCAATACTATTCAAGATAACGGTGCTTCACTAATTATTGCTTATCCGTTAGCTGATAGTAGCATTGAACGTAATAAGTTAATTATTATGCCATCTGCAGATCAGGCTAAAAAACTTGCAGGGCGAGGCAGTCAATTATCAAGAATGGTAGAATCCTATCGTAATATTGATAATTTTGGCGAGCTTTTTGTTATCGCGGTAGATGAACCTACAGCTGGCTCGAATGCGACTGGTACTATTCAAATATCAGGTACTGCAGAAGAAACAGGAACATTAAGTCTCTATATCGGTAATAGTAAAATTCAATCACAAGTAACCGTCTCTGATAGTGCAGAAACCATAGCAAATGGACTGCATAATGCGATTAATACTCATCTTGATTTACCTGTCACCGCGGTCTTAAATAATAGCACAATTACGCTAACAGCCAAAAATAAAGGGTTGAGTGGCAATGATATTCCTCTATGTTTTAACTATTATGGTACAGTCGGAGGAGAAGATACTCCTGATGGTTTAAATATTGTTATCAATCAAATGAGCGGAGGAACAGGTACCCCTAATTTAACCTCCGTTATTGCAGCTATGGGCGACAAATTACTTGATTTTATAGCATTCCCATTTAATGACCTATCGTCTTTAGCTACATTTAATCATGAGATGGATGACACTACAGGACGTTGGAGCTATGCGCGCCAATTGTATGGACATGCTTATACCGCTAAAAAAGGTAATTTGACAGAATTAGTCGAATTTGGTGATAAATTGAATTATCAACATATTAGCGTTGCAGGCTATGAATCAAGGGTTCAAACAGGACTTGATGAATTAATTGCAATGCGCACTGCTCGTAATGCTATTTTTATTCGTAATGATCCTGCACGTCCAACTCAATCTGGAATGTTAAATGGTGCATTACCAGCTTCTGATAGTAATCAGTTTACACTAACTGAGCAACAATCATTGCTAAGTCACGGTATTGCTACGGCATATGTTTCAAGTGGTAATTTATTAATTCAACGAGATATCACTACATATCAACGTAACAGTTATGGTATTGCTGATAATAGCTATCTTGATAGTGAAACATTGCATACGCTTGCATATGTGTTACGTAAATTACGCAGTGTGATTACATCGAAATATCCACGACATAAACTAGCAAACGATGGTACTCGATTTGGTGCTGGGCAGGCAATTATTACACCGGCGGTTGCTAAAGCTGAAATTAACGCAACTTATCGTCAACTAGAATTAATGGGATTAGTTGAAAATTTTGATGTGTTTAAGAAGAACTTAATTGTTGAGCGAAATATCAATGATCCTAACCGATTGGATGTATTATTTCCACCCGATCTCGTTAATCAATTACGTGTTTTTGCTGTGTTAGCACAGTTTAGATTGCAATATCCAGAGGAGAAAAAATAA
- a CDS encoding phage tail assembly protein — translation MKEIKLSQPIMAHGNELHVLELNEPTVKDIKKLGFPFDSNMIGDPKKIAEYIVTLGNVTPSSVEQLTPYDFLMITGEIMMFFGPKAKEETTVEGEVTPE, via the coding sequence ATGAAAGAAATCAAATTATCACAGCCTATTATGGCTCATGGCAACGAATTACATGTACTTGAACTTAACGAACCAACTGTTAAGGATATTAAAAAATTAGGCTTTCCATTTGATAGTAATATGATTGGGGATCCCAAAAAAATTGCTGAGTATATCGTTACACTAGGTAACGTTACACCCAGCTCCGTCGAACAACTAACACCTTACGATTTTTTAATGATTACCGGTGAAATCATGATGTTCTTTGGCCCAAAGGCGAAGGAAGAGACTACAGTGGAGGGAGAAGTGACACCGGAATAA
- a CDS encoding FKBP-type peptidyl-prolyl cis-trans isomerase produces the protein MKLDTIEQKASYAIGLQIGQQLKESGLHNLELNALKLAMEDVLSGNQPALPLQELHDALRHVHEEAAKEKAKQAEKIAQAGKDFLAENLKKDGIKSTESGLQYEIIKQGDGAFPKATDRVRVHYTGQLIDGTVFDSSVERGQPAEFPVNGVIRGWVEALQLMPEGSKWRLYIPQELAYGSQGAGASIPPYSALIFDVELLKVL, from the coding sequence ATGAAATTAGATACAATTGAGCAAAAAGCAAGTTATGCAATTGGACTTCAAATTGGCCAACAGCTAAAAGAATCTGGCTTACATAATTTAGAGTTAAATGCATTGAAACTTGCTATGGAAGATGTGCTAAGCGGTAATCAACCGGCTTTACCTTTACAAGAATTGCATGATGCCCTTCGTCATGTTCATGAAGAAGCAGCTAAAGAAAAAGCTAAACAAGCAGAAAAAATTGCCCAAGCAGGTAAGGACTTTTTAGCTGAGAATCTAAAAAAAGATGGCATCAAATCGACTGAATCTGGTTTACAATACGAAATTATTAAACAAGGTGATGGTGCATTCCCTAAAGCAACAGACCGTGTTCGAGTCCATTATACTGGACAGTTAATTGATGGTACGGTATTCGATAGCTCAGTTGAAAGAGGACAGCCAGCTGAATTCCCTGTCAATGGTGTGATTCGCGGTTGGGTTGAAGCATTACAATTAATGCCAGAAGGTTCAAAATGGCGTTTATATATTCCTCAAGAGTTAGCCTATGGTTCGCAAGGGGCTGGCGCTTCAATTCCTCCTTATAGTGCATTAATTTTCGATGTAGAATTATTAAAAGTGCTATAA
- a CDS encoding phage holin family protein, protein MPIKDPNNVNWTVVVYLFFVTLLGSLSSYCYQFLNGNKFNIGVLFAQIFISIFAGTLVVLAASYFNWDFELAGGIAGLAGWSGAALIKALEEQLIRKAKGDD, encoded by the coding sequence ATGCCGATAAAAGACCCTAACAACGTCAATTGGACTGTTGTTGTGTATTTATTTTTTGTTACTTTGCTTGGTTCTCTATCAAGTTATTGCTATCAGTTCCTAAATGGAAATAAATTTAATATTGGGGTGCTATTTGCGCAAATATTTATATCGATATTTGCTGGAACGCTTGTTGTATTAGCCGCAAGTTATTTTAATTGGGACTTTGAGTTAGCAGGAGGTATAGCTGGCTTAGCTGGATGGTCAGGTGCGGCGTTAATCAAGGCATTAGAAGAACAATTAATAAGAAAAGCCAAAGGAGATGATTAA
- a CDS encoding DUF5362 family protein yields MLTDNTDTILIKSTELLKSQLRFIGVMQQIFGVVNIVIGAISCLGIITAIVGIPVIINGVKLFQSGSAFSLAAALGRGEDFTEAIRNLHGYWKYVLIGIICTVILFFIYFLIIFSIIASIANH; encoded by the coding sequence ATGTTAACAGATAATACAGATACTATTTTAATTAAATCAACAGAATTGTTAAAAAGCCAATTGAGATTTATTGGAGTTATGCAACAAATCTTTGGCGTAGTAAATATTGTTATAGGTGCAATTAGCTGTTTAGGTATAATTACAGCTATTGTTGGTATTCCAGTAATAATCAACGGAGTTAAACTTTTTCAATCCGGTAGTGCATTTAGTCTAGCAGCAGCCCTCGGTAGAGGAGAAGACTTTACTGAAGCTATCAGAAATTTACATGGGTATTGGAAATATGTATTAATTGGAATTATATGTACAGTTATTCTTTTCTTTATCTACTTTTTAATCATCTTTTCAATCATTGCTTCTATAGCTAATCACTAA
- a CDS encoding DUF3037 domain-containing protein, with amino-acid sequence MNQYKYSIIRLSPDHVKGEIINVGIIIYLNENLDIRTLQQKNKIQAITKNLTLESLQDFTEDLNWLYQLNTDSENFYKLFSGSIVISSPGMFTLRESMTYEKQVDILFEKYVASPRLQKRNTQNKRIITQLKNVFDKAGILGRDLSDISNHRVVTNYPIAEGEGIYAELLLKNGAYHLTETLDLRTDNNKQKTGESALKAITISKAKSILSGNVNSFVIYASVDSQQDKKLIPQLNLIDNYADSIFNINSKEDMSTYYDHIFNAASTQMKIYN; translated from the coding sequence ATGAATCAATATAAATATAGCATTATAAGGCTATCGCCTGATCATGTTAAAGGTGAGATTATTAATGTTGGTATTATTATTTATCTTAATGAAAACCTAGATATTAGAACGCTTCAACAGAAAAACAAAATACAAGCCATAACAAAAAATTTAACGTTAGAATCATTACAAGATTTTACAGAAGATCTTAATTGGTTATATCAATTAAACACTGACTCTGAAAATTTCTATAAGCTATTCTCTGGTTCAATAGTTATATCAAGCCCAGGAATGTTTACTTTAAGGGAAAGTATGACTTATGAAAAACAAGTCGATATTTTGTTTGAAAAATACGTCGCGTCACCCCGATTACAAAAAAGGAACACTCAAAATAAAAGAATTATCACACAATTAAAGAATGTATTTGATAAAGCCGGCATTTTAGGAAGGGACCTATCTGATATTTCAAACCATAGAGTAGTAACTAATTATCCAATAGCTGAAGGTGAAGGTATATATGCTGAATTATTACTCAAAAATGGCGCTTACCACTTAACTGAAACTCTTGATTTAAGAACTGACAATAACAAACAAAAAACAGGAGAATCAGCCTTGAAAGCTATAACAATCTCGAAAGCCAAGAGTATATTATCTGGAAATGTTAATTCATTTGTAATTTACGCTAGCGTTGACAGTCAACAAGATAAAAAATTAATACCACAATTAAATCTTATAGATAATTATGCGGACTCAATATTCAACATTAATAGCAAGGAAGATATGTCAACGTATTACGACCATATATTTAATGCCGCTAGTACACAAATGAAGATTTATAATTAA
- a CDS encoding antiterminator Q family protein, with protein MNYKTTAKVNEDWQSRERVMRETKDILTAWKNTRILKRIGTEYPSKSAVFLGAPTDVDYRQYLTEDEAEIVDNAVLILKNDNYSQWIVLTAYYLRGVSCNSQAKAIGKRPHDIINLLNQAEMFIRGNIYQYFKKVS; from the coding sequence ATGAATTACAAAACAACGGCAAAAGTGAATGAAGATTGGCAAAGTAGGGAGAGAGTAATGAGAGAAACTAAAGATATTTTAACTGCATGGAAAAATACGCGTATATTGAAAAGAATTGGAACTGAATATCCTTCAAAATCGGCTGTTTTTTTGGGAGCGCCAACAGATGTTGATTATCGCCAATATTTAACAGAAGATGAAGCTGAAATTGTTGATAATGCGGTACTGATTTTAAAAAATGACAATTATTCTCAATGGATTGTATTGACCGCATATTATCTGCGAGGTGTTTCGTGTAACTCGCAGGCAAAAGCAATTGGGAAGCGTCCACACGATATCATTAATTTATTGAATCAAGCCGAGATGTTTATAAGAGGAAATATTTATCAATATTTTAAAAAAGTTTCATAA
- the dusA gene encoding tRNA dihydrouridine(20/20a) synthase DusA yields MKSTLNKFSIAPMLDWTDKHCRYFHRILTKQTLLYTEMVTTGAILYGKGDYLAFNEQEQPVSLQLGGSDPIALAKCAKLAEERGYNEINLNVGCPSDRVQNGMFGACLMGKADLVANCIDAMQKEVNIPVTVKTRIGIDNQDSYSFLCDFIEKVMPYTDTFIVHARKAWLSGLSPKENREVPPLDYERVYQLKRDYPQLTIAINGGIKTIEEIKHHLNYVDGVMVGREAYQNPMLLTQIDQQIFGDDTPIIDPIVAIQTLYPYIETQLSQGGQLNHIMRHTLGIFNGRKGAKQWRRYLSENAHKPGAGIEVVEHALTFIH; encoded by the coding sequence ATGAAATCAACCTTAAATAAATTTTCTATAGCTCCAATGCTCGATTGGACTGACAAACATTGTCGATATTTTCATCGAATATTAACTAAACAAACATTACTTTATACCGAAATGGTAACCACTGGCGCAATTTTATATGGTAAAGGAGACTATCTCGCTTTTAATGAACAGGAACAGCCAGTAAGTTTACAATTAGGTGGAAGTGATCCCATAGCTCTGGCTAAATGCGCTAAGTTGGCAGAGGAACGAGGATATAATGAGATTAACCTTAATGTAGGTTGCCCATCAGATCGCGTTCAAAATGGTATGTTTGGTGCTTGTTTAATGGGAAAAGCTGATTTAGTCGCAAATTGTATTGATGCCATGCAAAAAGAGGTAAATATACCTGTCACGGTAAAAACACGCATAGGTATTGATAACCAAGATAGTTATTCATTTTTATGTGATTTTATTGAAAAAGTGATGCCATATACCGATACATTTATTGTTCATGCTCGCAAAGCATGGCTTTCTGGGCTAAGCCCAAAAGAGAATCGAGAAGTACCACCACTTGATTATGAGCGAGTTTATCAGCTAAAGCGTGACTATCCGCAGTTAACTATCGCCATAAATGGTGGGATTAAAACCATTGAAGAAATCAAACATCATCTAAACTATGTTGATGGTGTCATGGTTGGGCGAGAAGCTTATCAAAATCCAATGCTATTAACTCAGATTGATCAGCAAATCTTTGGAGATGATACGCCAATTATCGATCCTATTGTCGCAATACAAACTCTTTATCCATATATTGAAACACAACTTAGTCAAGGCGGACAACTCAATCATATTATGCGACACACCTTAGGAATATTTAATGGTAGAAAAGGTGCAAAACAGTGGCGACGTTATCTTAGCGAAAATGCGCATAAACCAGGAGCGGGAATTGAAGTTGTTGAACACGCGTTAACTTTCATTCATTAA
- the rep gene encoding DNA helicase Rep — MRLNPSQQQAVEYVSGPCLVLAGAGSGKTRVIINKIAYLIRVKEYLPRHIVAVTFTNKAAREMKERIAQSLSKQEARGLKISTFHTLGLDIVRREHKHLGIKSNFSLFDDHDQIALLKELTQQWFDGDKDLINQLRSTISNWKNDIVDSTVAMARAQTNKEKLFAHCYQLYEKQLKSCSILDFDDLILLPTLLLKTNEEVREKWQNRIRYLLIDEYQDTNTSQYEFIKLLVGSRAKFTVVGDDDQSIYSWRGARPKNLILLKQDFPKLEVIKLEQNYRSSGRILKVANILIENNPHIFEKKLFSELSYGEHLKVISADNEEHEAEKVVNDLIGHRFANNSQYGEYAILYRGNHQSRLIEKMLMQYRIPYRISGGTSFFARIEIKDLMAYLRLLTNPDDDNAFIRIINTPKREIGPATIQKLGEWANQRGVSLYHASHDMGLTELLSGKRMETLHAFIHWFDSLIEKSHSEPMAAIHELLHGIHYESWIYETSTSPTAGQMRMRNVEQLVSWLNEMLQGDEIDEALTLEQAVARFTLRDMLERNETEEELDQVQLMTLHASKGLEFPYVYLVGMSEGVLPHQTSIDEDNIEEERRLAYVGITRAQKELTFSFSRQRKQFGETVYVEPSRFLLELPQDDLAWQDQRNELSPEKKMQQGQSRLAMLKAQIASAK; from the coding sequence GTGCGTTTAAATCCAAGTCAACAACAAGCTGTGGAATATGTTTCTGGGCCATGCCTTGTATTGGCTGGTGCGGGTTCGGGCAAAACTCGGGTAATCATTAATAAAATAGCTTATCTAATTCGAGTCAAAGAGTATTTACCTCGTCATATCGTTGCCGTGACTTTTACTAATAAAGCTGCACGAGAAATGAAAGAACGTATTGCTCAATCGCTAAGTAAGCAAGAGGCAAGAGGTCTGAAAATTTCAACTTTTCATACTTTAGGCTTAGATATTGTTCGACGAGAACATAAACACCTTGGTATAAAATCTAATTTTTCATTATTTGACGACCACGACCAAATTGCTCTACTCAAAGAACTAACACAACAATGGTTCGATGGAGACAAAGATCTCATCAACCAATTACGCTCTACCATCTCAAATTGGAAGAATGATATCGTTGATTCGACAGTTGCAATGGCTAGAGCACAAACCAACAAAGAAAAATTATTTGCTCACTGCTATCAACTTTACGAAAAACAACTTAAGTCTTGCAGTATATTAGATTTCGATGATCTAATCTTACTACCTACATTGTTACTAAAAACAAATGAAGAAGTTAGAGAAAAATGGCAAAACCGTATCCGCTACCTGCTTATTGATGAATATCAAGATACTAATACCAGCCAATATGAATTTATCAAATTATTAGTAGGTAGCCGAGCTAAATTTACGGTTGTTGGTGATGATGATCAGTCGATTTACTCATGGCGGGGGGCTCGCCCTAAAAATTTAATTTTACTAAAACAAGACTTTCCTAAGTTAGAAGTGATTAAATTAGAACAAAATTACCGATCATCAGGAAGAATTCTAAAAGTTGCTAACATCTTAATTGAAAACAATCCGCATATCTTTGAAAAAAAATTATTTTCAGAACTCAGTTATGGTGAACATTTAAAAGTGATCTCCGCCGACAATGAAGAACACGAAGCGGAAAAAGTTGTTAATGACTTAATTGGTCATCGTTTTGCTAATAATAGCCAATACGGTGAATATGCTATTTTATATCGCGGAAATCACCAGTCTCGCTTAATTGAAAAAATGCTAATGCAGTATCGAATACCTTACCGAATTTCTGGTGGGACATCTTTCTTCGCTCGCATTGAAATTAAAGACTTAATGGCATACCTACGCCTATTAACTAACCCTGATGATGATAATGCTTTTATCCGCATTATTAATACACCAAAACGAGAAATAGGGCCAGCAACTATCCAAAAACTGGGTGAATGGGCAAATCAACGTGGTGTAAGTTTATATCATGCAAGTCATGATATGGGGCTAACCGAATTATTATCAGGCAAAAGGATGGAAACCCTACATGCCTTTATCCATTGGTTCGATTCTCTGATAGAAAAATCACATTCCGAACCAATGGCCGCGATTCATGAATTATTACATGGGATTCACTACGAAAGTTGGATCTATGAAACGTCTACCTCACCAACAGCAGGGCAGATGCGAATGCGTAATGTTGAACAATTAGTTAGCTGGCTAAATGAAATGTTACAGGGTGATGAAATAGACGAAGCATTAACGCTAGAACAAGCAGTAGCAAGATTTACGTTACGTGATATGTTAGAGCGAAATGAAACTGAAGAAGAGCTAGATCAAGTACAGTTAATGACATTACACGCTTCAAAAGGCCTCGAATTTCCTTATGTTTATTTAGTTGGTATGTCTGAAGGGGTATTACCTCATCAAACAAGTATTGATGAAGACAATATCGAAGAAGAGAGACGACTTGCTTATGTAGGCATAACTCGAGCCCAAAAAGAGCTAACCTTTTCATTCAGCCGACAGAGAAAACAATTTGGTGAAACAGTTTATGTTGAACCAAGTCGCTTTTTACTCGAACTTCCACAAGACGATTTAGCTTGGCAAGATCAGCGTAATGAACTATCACCAGAAAAGAAAATGCAACAAGGTCAAAGCCGGTTAGCGATGCTAAAAGCGCAAATAGCTAGCGCAAAATAA
- a CDS encoding helix-turn-helix transcriptional regulator, translating into MTTFTDRLNLALKESGLSQHQLAEKVKISQPAIQKLLSGKSSTSRKILEIANALNVDPIWLTKGVGQAKENKNKSNATVLGTIGDWDSKTPLDDDEIEVPFYKDVRLAAGDGFTNDIEDYNGYKLRLSKSTMRKYGIDKECTVCLTVYGDSMEPVFRDGATVAIDQADRLIRDGKIYAINHDGLLRIKILEKIPGNQVKIRSYNIGYDDEIVSQDEITILGRVWWQSSILD; encoded by the coding sequence ATGACTACATTTACAGATAGACTAAATTTAGCATTAAAAGAATCTGGGCTGTCTCAGCATCAACTAGCCGAGAAAGTAAAAATTAGCCAACCAGCTATTCAAAAATTGCTTTCAGGAAAATCCAGTACATCACGAAAAATATTAGAAATCGCTAACGCATTAAACGTCGATCCTATATGGTTAACAAAAGGCGTTGGACAAGCCAAAGAAAACAAAAATAAATCTAATGCGACAGTACTAGGAACTATCGGAGATTGGGATAGTAAAACACCACTAGATGATGATGAGATTGAAGTACCATTTTATAAAGATGTACGGCTGGCAGCTGGTGATGGTTTCACTAATGATATCGAGGATTATAACGGATATAAATTACGCCTATCCAAATCAACAATGCGAAAATATGGAATTGATAAAGAATGCACTGTATGTCTAACTGTCTATGGAGACAGTATGGAACCTGTATTTAGAGATGGAGCGACAGTAGCAATAGATCAGGCAGATAGACTTATCCGTGATGGTAAAATTTACGCAATAAATCACGACGGATTATTAAGAATAAAGATTCTAGAAAAAATACCAGGCAACCAAGTTAAAATCAGAAGTTATAATATTGGCTATGATGACGAAATAGTATCTCAAGATGAAATAACTATATTAGGGCGTGTTTGGTGGCAGTCGTCTATATTGGATTGA
- the bamE gene encoding outer membrane protein assembly factor BamE has translation MSFFKLIPLAIVTSISITGCSLVDRLVYRPDINQGNYISPEAIELLQVGQSKDQVVFIMGSPMLTSAFGGNVWYYVFRQQPQHGKLSQINYAIYFNEMGIVTDIKTSSLEGSLSLEEMNQQGISDPINIKSDDDQPNSSRPPQAPEE, from the coding sequence ATGTCGTTTTTCAAACTTATTCCGCTTGCAATTGTGACTAGTATATCGATAACTGGTTGTTCACTTGTTGACCGTTTAGTTTATAGACCTGATATCAATCAAGGTAATTATATCTCTCCAGAAGCGATTGAATTATTACAAGTTGGTCAATCCAAAGATCAGGTCGTATTTATTATGGGCTCGCCAATGTTAACTTCAGCTTTTGGTGGCAATGTTTGGTACTATGTTTTCCGTCAACAACCTCAACATGGAAAATTAAGCCAAATTAATTATGCTATTTACTTTAATGAGATGGGTATAGTTACTGATATTAAAACTTCGTCTTTAGAAGGTTCTTTATCTTTAGAAGAGATGAACCAACAGGGTATTTCAGACCCAATTAATATAAAATCTGATGATGATCAACCGAATAGTTCACGTCCGCCACAAGCCCCTGAAGAGTAA
- a CDS encoding DUF2635 domain-containing protein, giving the protein MIIKPVNNKQVYDPNNGDYLPVDGRNVEYNQYWARRLTNNDVEEVTNIKVKQEKKVAKNDN; this is encoded by the coding sequence ATGATAATTAAACCAGTCAATAATAAACAGGTATATGACCCCAATAATGGGGATTATTTACCAGTAGACGGTCGTAATGTTGAGTATAACCAGTACTGGGCTAGACGATTGACAAATAATGATGTTGAAGAAGTTACAAACATCAAAGTGAAACAAGAAAAAAAGGTAGCTAAAAATGACAATTAG